In Mastomys coucha isolate ucsf_1 unplaced genomic scaffold, UCSF_Mcou_1 pScaffold5, whole genome shotgun sequence, one genomic interval encodes:
- the Nmur2 gene encoding neuromedin-U receptor 2 — translation MGKLENASWIHDPLMKYLNSTEEYLAYLCGPKRSDLSLPVSVAYALIFVVGVMGNLLVCLVIVRHQTLKTPTNYYLFSLAVSDLLVLLLGMPLEVYEMWHNYPFLFGPVGCYFKTALFETVCFASILSVTTVSIERYVAIVHPFRAKLESTRRRALRILSLVWSFSVVFSLPNTSVHGIKFQHFPNGSSVPGSATCTVTKPMWVYNFIIQATSFLFYILPMTLISVLYYLMGLRLKRDESLEADKVTVNIHRPSRKSVTKMLFVLVLVFAICWTPFHVDRLFFSFVDEWTESLAAVFNLIHVVSGVFFYLSSAVNPIIYNLLSRRFRAAFRNVVSPSCKWCHPQHRPQGPPAQKIIFLTECHLVELTEDAGPQFPCQSSIHNTHLTTVPCAGEVP, via the exons ATGGGAAAGCTTGAAAATGCTTCCTGGATCCACGACCCCCTCATGAAGTACTTGAACAGTACAGAGGAGTACTTGGCCTACCTGTGTGGACCCAAGCGCAGTGACCTATCCCTTCCGGTGTCTGTGGCCTATGCATTGATCTTTGTGGTGGGGGTGATGGGCAATCTTCTGGTGTGCCTGGTGATTGTCCGACATCAGACTTTGAAGACACCCACCAACTACTATCTCTTCAGCTTGGCGGTCTCAGACCTGCTGGTCCTGCTCTTGGGGATGCCTCTGGAGGTCTACGAGATGTGGCACAATTACCCCTTCCTGTTTGGGCCGGTGGGATGTTACTTCAAGACAGCCCTCTTCGAGACTGTGTGCTTTGCCTCCATTCTCAGTGTCACCACGGTTAGCATTGAGCGCTATGTGGCCATCGTCCACCCATTCCGAGCCAAGCTGGAGAGCACGCGGCGACGGGCCCTCAGGATCCTCAGCCTAGTCTGGAGCTTCTCTGTGGTCTTTTCTTTGCCCAACACCAGCGTCCATGGCATTAAGTTCCAGCACTTTCCCAATGGGTCCTCTGTGCCTGGCTCTGCCACCTGCACAGTCACCAAGCCCATGTGGGTATATAACTTCATCATCCAAGctacctccttcctcttctaCATCCTCCCGATGACCCTCATCAGTGTCCTCTACTATCTCATGGGACTCAGG CTGAAGAGAGATGAATCTCttgaggcagacaaagtgacggtGAATATTCACAGACCCTCCCGAAAATCAGTCACCAAGATGCTGT TTGTCTTGGTCCTCGTGTTTGCTATCTGCTGGACCCCCTTCCACGTGGACCGGCTCTTCTTCAGCTTTGTGGATGAGTGGACTGAGTCCCTGGCGGCTGTGTTCAACCTCATCCACGTGGTATCAG GTGTCTTCTTCTATCTGAGCTCTGCGGTCAACCCCATTATCTATAACCTCCTGTCTCGGCGCTTCCGGGCAGCCTTTCGGAATGTTGTCTCTCCTTCCTGCAAATGGTGCCATCCCCAGCATCGCCCACAGGGACCTCCAGCCCAGAAAATCATCTTCTTGACAGAATGCCACCTTGTGGAGCTGACAGAGGATGCAGGTCCCCAGTTCCCTTGTCAGTCATCCATCCACAACACCCACCTTACCACCGTCCCCTGTGCTGGAGAGGTACCATGA